Proteins encoded in a region of the Orcinus orca chromosome X, mOrcOrc1.1, whole genome shotgun sequence genome:
- the MED12 gene encoding mediator of RNA polymerase II transcription subunit 12 isoform X14, whose translation MAAFGILSYEHRPLKRPRLGPPDVYPQDPKQKEDELTALNVKQGFNNQPAVSGDEHGSAKNVNFNPAKISSNFSSIIAEKLRCNTLPDTGRRKPQVNQKDNFWLVTARSQSAINTWFTDLAGTKPLTQLAKKVPIFSKKEEVFGYLAKYTVPVMRAAWLIKMTCAYYAAITETKVKKRHVIDPFMEWTQIITKYLWEQLQKMAEYYRPGPSGSGGCGSTIGPLPHDVEVAIRQWDYNEKLAMFMFQDGMLDRHEFLTWVLECFEKIRPGEDELLKLLLPLLLRYSGEFVQSAYLSRRLAYFCTRRLALQLDGMSSHSSHVMSAQSTSTLPTTPAPQPPTSSTPSTPFSDLLMCPQHRPLVFGLSCILQTILLCCPSALVWHYSLTDSRIKTGSPLDHLPIAPSNLPMPEGNSAFTQQVRAKLREIEQQIKERGQAVEVRWSFDKCQEATAGFTIGRVLHTLEVLDSHSFERSDFSNSLDSLCNRIFGLGPSKDGHEISSDDDAVVSLLCEWAVSCKRSGRHRAMVVAKLLEKRQAEIEAERCGESEAADEKGSIASGSLSAPSAPIFQDVLLQFLDTQAPMLTDPRSESERVEFFNLVLLFCELIRHDVFSHNMYTCTLISRGDLAFGAPGPRPPSPFDDPADDPERKEAEGSSSSKLEDPGLSESMDIDPSSSVLFEDMEKPDFSLFSPTMPCEGKGSPSPEKPDVEKEVKPPPKEKLEGTLGVLYDQPRHVQYATHFPIPQEESCSHECNQRLVVLFGVGKQRDDARHAIKKITKDILKVLNRKGTAETGGEDGQKRRRNRPEAFPTAEDIFAKFQHLSHYDQHQVTAQVSRNVLEQITSFALGMSYHLPLVQHVQFIFDLMEYSLSISGLIDFAIQLLNELSVVEAELLLKSSDLVGSYTTSLCLCIVAVLRHYHACLILNQDQMAQVFEGLCGVVKHGMNRSDGSSAERCILAYLYDLYTSCSHLKSKFGELFSDFCSKVKNTIYCNVEPSESNMRWAPEFMIDTLENPAAHTFTYTGLGKSLSENPANRYSFVCNALMHVCVGHHDPDRVNDIAILCAELTGYCKSLSAEWLGVLKALCCSSNNGTCGFNDLLCNVDVSDLSFHDSLATFVAILIARQCLLLEDLIRCAAIPSLLNAACSEQDSEPGARLTCRILLHLFKTPQLNPCQSDGNKPTVGIRSSCDRHLLAASQNRIVDGAVFAVLKAVFVLGDAELKGSGFTVTGGTEELPEEEGGGGSGGRRQGGRNISVETASLDVYAKYVLRSICQQEWVGERCLKSLCEDSNDLQDPVLSSAQAQRLMQLICYPHRLLDNEDGENPQRQRIKRILQNLDQWTMRQSSLELQLMIKQTPNNEMNSLLENIAKATIEVFQQSAETGSSSGNTASNMPSSSKTKPVLSSLERSGVWLVAPLIAKLPTSVQGHVLKAAGEELEKGQHLGSSSRKERDRQKQKSMSLLSQQPFLSLVLTCLKGQDEQREGLLTSLYSQVHQIVNNWRDDQYLDDCKPKQLMHEALKLRLNLVGGMFDTVQRSTQQTTEWAVLLLEIIISGTVDMQSNNELFTTVLDMLSVLINGTLAADMSSISQGSMEENKRAYMNLVKKLRKELGERQSDSLEKVRQLLPLPKQTRDVITCEPQGSLIDTKGNKIAGFDSIFKKEGLQVSTKQKISPWDLFEGLKPSAPLSWGWFGTVRVDRRVARGEEQQRLLLYHTHLRPRPRAYYLEPLPLPPEDEEPPAPALLEPEKKAPEPPKTDKPGAAPPSTEERKKKSTKGKKRSQPAAKTEDYGMGPGRSGPYGVTVPPDLLHHTNPGSISHLSYRQGSIGLYTQNQPLPAGGPRVDPYRPVRLPMQKLPTRPPYPGVLPTTMTGVMGLEPSSYKTSVYRQQQPAVPQGQRLRQQLQAKIQSQGMLGQSSVHQMTPSSSYGLQTSQGYTPYVSHVGLQQHTGPAGTMVPPSYSSQPYQSTHSSTNPTLVDPTRHLQQRPSGYVHQQAPTYGHGLTSTQRFSHQTLQQTPMIGTMTPLGAQGVQAGVRSASILPEQQQQQQQQQQQQQQQQQQQQQQQQQQQQQYHIRQQQQQQILRQQQQQQQQQQQQQQQQQQQQQQQQQQQQQQQQQAHQQQQQQAAPPQPQPQSQPQFQRQGLQQTQQQQQTAALVRQLQQQLSNTQPQPSTNIFGRY comes from the exons ATGGCGGCCTTCGGGATCTTGAGCTACGAACACCGGCCCCTGAAGCGGCCGCGGCTGGGGCCTCCCGATGTGTACCCTCAAGATCCCAAACAGAAGGAG GATGAACTAACGGCCTTGAATGTAAAACAAGGTTTCAATAACCAGCCAGCTGTCTCTGGGGATGAACATGGCAGTGCCAAGAACGTCAACTTCAATCCTGCCAAG ATCAGTTCCAACTTCAGCAGCATTATTGCTGAGAAGTTACGTTGTAACACCCTCCCTGACACCGGTAGAAGGAAGCCCCAAGTGAACCAGAAGGACAACTTCTGGCTGGTGACTGCACGATCCCAGAGTGCCATTAACACCTGGTTCACCGATCTGGCTGGCACCAAGCCACTCACACAACTAGCCAAAAAG GTCCCCATTTTCAGTAAGAAGGAAGAAGTGTTTGGGTACTTGGCCAAGTACACAGTGCCTGTGATGCGGGCTGCCTGGCTCATTAAGATGACCTGTGCCTACTATGCAGCGATCACAGAGACCAAGGTTAAGAAGAGACATGTCATTGACCCTTTCATGG AATGGACTCAGATCATCACCAAGTACTTATGGGAGCAGCTGCAAAAGATGGCTGAATACTACCGGCCAGGGCCTTCCGGAAGTGGGGGCTGTGGTTCTACTATAGGGCCCTTGCCCCATGATGTAGAGGTGGCAATCCGGCAGTGGGACTACAATGAGAAGCTAGCCATGTTCATGTTTCAG GACGGAATGCTGGACAGACATGAGTTCCTGACCTGGGTACTTGAGTGTTTTGAGAAAATCCGCCCTGGAGAGGATGAATTGCTTAAActgctgctgcccctgctgcTTCGA TACTCTGGGGAATTCGTTCAGTCTGCATACCTCTCCCGCCGCCTTGCCTACTTCTGTACGCGGAGACTGGCCCTGCAGCTGGATGGCATGAGCAGTCACTCATCTCATGTGATGTCTGCTCAGTCAACAAGCACACTGCCCACGACCCCTGCTCCTCAGCCCCCAACTAGCAGCACACCCTCTACACCCTTTAGTGACCTGCTTATGTGCCCTCAGCACCGGCCCCTAGTTTTTGGCCTCAGCTGTATCCTTCAG ACCATCCTCCTGTGTTGTCCTAGTGCCCTGGTTTGGCACTACTCACTGACTGATAGCCGAATCAAGACTGGCTCACCACTTGACCACCTGCCTATTGCCCCCTCCAACCTGCCCATGCCAGAGGGCAACAGTGCCTTCACTCAGCAG GTCCGTGCAAAGTTGCGGGAGATTGAGCAGCAGATCAAGGAGCGAGGACAGGCCGTTGAGGTTCGCTGGTCTTTTGATAAGTGCCAAGAAGCTACTGCAG GCTTCACCATTGGACGGGTGCTCCATACTTTGGAAGTGCTGGACAGCCATAGTTTTGAGCGCTCTGACTTCAGCAACTCTCTTGATTCCCTCTGTAATCGAATCTTTGGATTGGGGCCTAGCAAGGATGGGCACGAG ATCTCCTCAGATGATGATGCTGTGGTATCATTACTGTGTGAATGGGCTGTCAGCTGCAAGCGCTCTGGTCGTCATCGTGCGATGGTGGTAGCCAAGCTGCTGGAGAAGAGACAGGCAGAGATTGAGGCTGAG CGTTGTGGAGAATCGGAAGCCGCAGATGAGAAGGGTTCCATAGCCTCTGGCTCCCTTTCTGCTCCTAGTGCTCCCATTTTCCAGGATGTCCTCCTGCAGTTTCTGGATACACAGGCTCCCATGCTGA CGGACCCCCGAAGTGAGAGTGAGCGAGTGGAGTTCTTTAACTTGGTACTGCTTTTCTGTGAACTGATTCGACATGATGTTTTCTCCCACAACATGTACACTTGCACCCTCATCTCCCGAGGGGACCTTGCCTTCGGAGCCCCTGGTCCCCGGCCTCCCTCTCCCTTTGATGACCCTGCCGATGACCCTGAGCGCAAAGAGGCtgagggcagcagcagcagcaagctGGAG GATCCAGGCCTCTCGGAGTCTATGGACATCGACCCTAGCTCCAGTGTGCTCTTTGAGGACATGGAGAAGCCTGATTTCTCA TTGTTCTCCCCCACTATGCCCTGTGAGGGGAAGGGCAGTCCATCCCCTGAGAAACCAGATGTTGAGAAGGAGGTGAAGCCCCCACCCAAGGAGAAGCTAGAAGGGACCCTTGGGGTTCTTTATGACCAGCCGCGGCATGTGCAGTATGCCACGCACTTTCCCATCCCCCAG GAGGAGTCATGCAGCCATGAGTGCAACCAGCGGTTGGTCGTACTGTTTGGGGTGGGAAAGCAGCGAGATGATGCCCGCCATGCCATCAAGAAAATTACCAAGGATATCCTGAAGGTTCTGAACCGCAAAGGGACAGCGGAAACTG GTGGGGAGGATGGGCAGAAGCGGCGGCGCAACCGGCCTGAAGCCTTCCCCACTGCCGAGGATATCTTTGCTAAGTTCCAGCACCTTTCACATTATGACCAACACCAGGTCACAGCTCAG GTCTCCCGGAATGTTCTGGAGCAGATCACGAGCTTTGCCCTTGGCATGTCGTACCACTTACCTCTGGTGCAGCATGTGCAGTTCATCTTCGACCTCATGGAATATTCACTCAGCATCAGTGGCCTCATCGACTTTGCCATTCAG CTACTGAATGAACTGAGTGTAGTTGAGGCCGAGTTGCTTCTCAAATCCTCGGATCTGGTGGGCAGCTACACCACCAGCCTGTGCCTGTGCATCGTGGCTGTCCTGCGGCACTATCACGCCTGCCTCATCCTcaaccaggaccagatggcacaGGTCTTTGAGGG GCTGTGTGGCGTAGTCAAGCATGGGATGAACCGGTCCGATGGCTCCTCCGCAGAACGCTGTATCCTTGCTTATCTCTATGATCTGTACACCTCCTGTAGCCATTTAAAGAGCAAATTTGGGGAGCTCTTCAG cGACTTCTGCTCCAAGGTGAAGAACACCATCTACTGCAACGTGGAGCCGTCAGAATCCAACATGCGCTGGGCACCTGAGTTCATGATTGACACTCTGGAGAACCCTGCCGCTCACACCTTCACCTACACAGGGCTAGGCAAGAGTCTTAGTGAGAACCCTGCTAACCGCTACAGCTTTGTCTGCAATGCCCTTATGCACGTCTGTGTGGGGCACCATGATCCCGATAG GGTGAATGACATCGCAATCCTGTGTGCAGAGCTGACCGGCTATTGCAAGTCACTGAGTGCAGAGTGGCTGGGAGTGCTTAAGGCCTTGTGCTGCTCCTCTAACAATGGCACTTGTGGTTTCAACGACCTCCTCTGCAATGTAGAT GTCAGTGACCTGTCTTTTCACGACTCCCTGGCCACTTTTGTTGCCATCCTCATCGCTCGGCAGTGTTTGCTCCTGGAGGATCTGATTCGCTGTGCAGCCATCCCTTCGCTTCTTAATGCTG CTTGCAGTGAACAGGACTCTGAGCCGGGGGCCCGGCTTACCTGCCGCATCCTCCTCCACCTTTTCAAGACACCTCAACTCAATCCTTGCCAGTCGGACGGAA ACAAGCCTACAGTAGGAATCCGCTCCTCCTGTGACCGCCACCTGCTGGCTGCCTCCCAGAACCGCATTGTGGATGGAGCTGTGTTTGCTGTTCTCAAGGCTGTGTTTGTACTTG GGGATGCGGAACTGAAGGGTTCAGGCTTCACTGTGACAGGAGGAACAGAAGAACttccagaggaggagggaggaggtggcagtGGCGGTCGGAGGCAGGGTGGCCGCAACATCTCTGTGGAGACAGCCAGTCTGGATGTCTATGCCAAGTACGTGCTGCGCAGCATCTGCCAGCAG GAATGGGTAGGAGAACGCTGCCTTAAATCGCTGTGTGAGGACAGCAATGACTTGCAAGACCCAGTGTTGAGTAGCGCCCAGGCCCAGCGCCTCATGCAGCTCATCTGCTACCCACATCGGCTGCTGGACAATGAGGATGGGGAAAACCCCCAGCGGCAACGCATTAAGCGTATTCTCCAG AACTTGGACCAGTGGACCATGCGCCAGTCTTCCTTGGAGCTGCAGCTCATGATCAAGCAGACCCCTAACAAT GAGATGAACTCCCTCTTAGAGAACATCGCCAAGGCCACAATCGAGGTTTTCCAACAGTCTGCAGAGACAGGGTCATCTTCTGGAAACACTGCAAGCAACATGCCCAGCAGCAGCAAGACCAAGCCCGTGCTCAG CTCCCTAGAGCGCTCTGGTGTATGGCTGGTGGCTCCTCTCATTGCCAAACTGCCCACCTCAGTCCAGGGGCATGTGTTAAAGGCTGCTGGGGAAGAATTGGAGAAGGGCCAGCACCTGGGTTCCTCTTCGCGCAAAGAACGCGATCGACAAAAGCAAAAGAG CATGTCCCTGTTGAGCCAGCAGCCCTTCTTATCCCTGGTGCTGACGTGTCTGAAGGGTCAGGACGAGCAGCGCGAGGGACTCCTTACCTCCCTCTACAGCCAGGTCCACCAG ATTGTGAATAATTGGAGAGATGACCAGTACTTAGACGATTGCAAGCCAAAGCAGCTAATGCATGAGGCGCTCAAACTGCGGCTCAACCTG GTGGGGGGCATGTTTGACACGGTGCAGCGCAGCACCCAGCAGACCACGGAGTGGGCTGTGCTCCTCCTGGAGATCATCATCAGCGGCACTGTCGACATGCAGTCCAACAA TGAGCTCTTCACCACCGTCTTGGACATGCTGAGCGTGCTCATCAATGGGACCCTAGCTGCGGACATGTCCAGCATCTCCCAGGGCAGCATGGAGGAAAACAAACGTGCCTACATGAACCTGGTGAAGAAGCTGCGG AAGGAGTTGGGGGAGCGCCAGTCAGACAGTCTGGAAAAAGTTCGCCAGCTGCTGCCGCTGCCCAAGCAGACCCGAGATGTCATCACATGTGAGCCGCAGGGCTCCCTTATCGACACCAAAGGCAACAAGATCGCCGGCTTCGACTCCATCTTCAAGAAGGAG GGTCTACAGGTTTCCACCAAACAAAAGATCTCCCCCTGGGATCTTTTTGAAGGCTTGAAGCCATCAGCACCACTGTCTTGGGGCTGGTTTGGAACAGTCCGGGTGGACCGGCGCGTGGCCCGCGGAGAGGAGCAGCAGCGGCTGCTGCTGTACCACACGCACCTGAGGCCCCGGCCCCGCGCCTATTACCTGGAGCCACTGCCGCTGCCGCCGGAAGATGAggagcccccagcccccgccctgcTGGAGCCTGAGAAAAAGGCTCCAGAGCCCCCCAAAACTGACAAACCTGGGGCCGCTCCCCCCAGCACTGAGGAACGCAAGAAGAAGTCCACCAAGGGCAAGAAACGCAGCCAGCCGGCCGCCAAGACAGAG GACTATGGAATGGGCCCAGGCCGGAGTGGCCCCTATGGAGTGACAGTGCCTCCGGACCTCCTGCACCACACCAACCCTGGCTCCATATCCCACCTTAGCTACAGGCAGGGCTCCATAGGCCTCTACACCCAGAACCAGCCACTGCCGGCAG GTGGCCCCCGTGTGGACCCATACCGCCCTGTGCGGTTACCGATGCAGAAGCTGCCGACCCGACCACCTTACCCTGGAGTGCTGCCCACCACCATGACTGGCGTCATGGGACTGGAACCCTCCTCCTACAAGACGTCTGTGTACCGACAGCAGCAGCCTGCGGTGCCCCAGGGACAGCGCCTTCGCCAACAGCTCCAGGCAAAGATA CAGAGTCAGGGGATGTTGGGACAGTCATCTGTCCATCAGATGACTCCCAGCTCTTCCTACGGTTTGCAGACCTCCCAG ggCTATACTCCTTACGTTTCTCATGTGGGATTGCAGCAACACACAGGCCCCGCAGGTACCATGGTGCCCCCCAGCTACTCCAGCCAGCCTTATCAGAGCACCCACTCTTCTACCAATCCTACTCTTGTAGATCCTACCCGCCATCTGCAGCAGCGGCCCAGTGGCTATGTGCACCAGCAGGCCCCAACCTACGGACACGGGCTGACCTCTACTCAAAG GTTTTCCCACCAGACACTGCAGCAGACACCCATGATAGGCACTATGACCCCACTGGGCGCCCAGGGTGTCCAGGCTGGCGTCCGGTCGGCTTCCATCCTGcctgagcagcagcagcagcagcagcagcaacagcagcagcagcagcagcagcagcagcaacagcagcagcagcagcagcagcagcagcaacagtacCACAtccggcagcagcagcagcagcagatccTGCGG cagcagcagcagcagcagcagcagcagcagcagcaacagcagcagcagcagcagcagcagcagcaacagcagcagcagcagcagcagcagcagcagcaggcacaccagcagcagcagcagcaggcagctcctccccagccccagccccagtcccAGCCCCAG TTCCAGCGCCAGGGGCTTCAGCAGACCCAGCAACAACAGCAGACAGCAGCTTTGGTCCGGCAGCTCCAACAACAGCTCTCCA ATACCCAGCCACAGCCCAGTACCAACATATTTGGACGCTACTGA